CATCTTTTTTGTTTTATATTGTTATATGACTATTGTTGTGAATTCCCTATCTGTTGACTATTGTCATAAACTTAGCTATGTGTTCATAGTTGCAAGTTTAATAACCATAGAAAAATATAAGCTACACAACTTCTTACAGTGTTTTGATTTGGAAATTGTAACAAGATTTGGGAGAAGGTGGCGATGCAGAGCCTGCACAAGAAGAAGGCGTCAACAAAAAAGATGCTGATAGGAGGGTACATAACATTTCTTTAATATGATTTTTCACTACCTGCACTTCACTTGTTCTTTATCTTGACAATGCTGTTTCGGCTATGCAGATTTCACCTGCTTCGACGCTGGAGTCCTCGTTTGAGGCTCTTAACGTGAAGAAGTTTGATGGTATGTTTCAAGCCTTTTCTCATCGTGCTTCTGTGGAATTTATTAATTCTATAATGGGGCTGAAACTACAAGGTCATTTTATTTGCAATTATAGCTGCCTTCACAGTGGATCCTCTATACCATCAGACCACTGCTCAGTTTGATGAAGGTGGAGCAAAGGGGCTCTTATTGTATAATCTTGGAGTATATGGCAGTTGTCGTGTGCTTTTTGATTCGTTTGAAGCGCCAGACAAATGCATCTTATCTGATCCTGAGAAGGCTGAGGTGATTGATCTTTCATTTGCTAAAGGTAATATCAGTTTGTCGCTCTGCTGTGTATGCTCTTTACATGTTGCTTCCAATTGGATTTCAGTGAGTTGCTACTACTCTTTGACAGAACAAATTGAGCAAATGATAGTTCACATGCCTCTACCCAATGACATCTCTCCTACCTTGAGGGATATCGTGGCTCAGTTTGATGAAGAAAATAAAAGGCCCTTACATGATGCATCTCCCGGGCAAATGCTGGTGATGGAAGATCAGGTGGTTGACAGTAATGATGACAGCATGCCACCTGATTGTGGAACTTGGGATTTTGGTGGTTGTGATGATCAGGACAGTGCATACGATGAAAACTGCAACCCAATGAATTTCAACTCAACAAACTATGAAGAGGTACTTGTAAACTAGACAAAATTGAGACATGGTCCTTCAGAAAACTAGTTACTACCTGGTTAGGGAACTATCTGTTGTTTACTTGTGCATTATGTACTCATCCATGcactccctccattccacaatAGAAATCCTCTTAGCCTCTCGAACTTTCCTCAAAATACTGGTCTTTCTAAACTTCGAACGCAGCTTTAGTGACTGTGTTCCAGTTTATTGCTTCATCAATGCCATCAAGAAAAGAGTTAATTAACCCTTCTTGACTTCTTGTGCTTCTGTGCCTTGCTTTTAGGAGGAAAAAGAGGCAATTTAATTCCTTGGTGATAAAAAAGATAAGGGCATGAAAATAACTGAAGGGTAACATGGACATCTCACTCACACTCTTAACTCTTGTGTCCAACTCCCAAACGATATCTTTTGAAACGAGGGAGTATTTGAAGGCATATGAGGAAAAGTCAATTAGTCATAGGGTAGAATTATTGATTTACATTTTGTATCTTGTACCTCAAGCATTTCTTTTGTTGTTATAATCTGCTGCCCACAACTGAGTATTGCTATTCCTCTTCTATTAGAACAATACCCACATCCAAGGTAGTACAAAAGAACAGTTATAGTTTGTTACAAGTTCAAAGTTCCAAACCTGATTCTACAAATTCGTTGTCTTGACTGTGTATTGGTATACAGGGAACCGATGACTATGAGTACACTTTCCAGGGCCCAGACGGTCCTGATGTAGATGAAAGGCTCGAGAAAATTGCAGATTTGTTGTCACTTGGCGCGGGATTCTCTTCCAAAACAAATGCTTGGGCTGGACCCGAGCATTGGAAATATCGAAAAGTTAGAGGTAAACCCTGGCTAGTCCTATTTTGGTTCCATTTCAAACTAGCTTATTTAATACTGAGTTTACCATTGTCTAGATCTGGAGCCTGCCCAAACTTCTTCTGGTGATTTGGAAGTAGCAAAAAaggcaaagaagaagaaaggcaAAGACGAGCCTGATATTGATTTCACCAAAGCATTGGAACATGAGAAGGCAAATGTTTTTGCACCTCCCAAGAACCCAAAATCATTGTTGCTGCCTGCAAATAAGGGTAGCTGCAACAATAAACTTCCAGAGGATTGTCATTACCAACCTGAAAGCCTTGTTAAATTATTTCTTCTTCCAGAAATTTTGGTAATGCTTACTTTCATGAAAGTTATTCTTGATATGGGCCTAGGATCGGCTGTAATAACTGTGCATCTTTTTTTTTTGCAGTGTCTGGCTCGAAGAAGAAGAAAACCACTTGGTAAGTTTTGTTACATTCTCGCATTCTGTATTTGAATTGAAGATTTTCTCTTCCTGCTTAAGACTTTACTGTACTTCTTTCTGGACCTGCAAAAAATTGAAGTTTGAAAACAATAGGTTTACTTTTTTTCTTTCTATTTATACTATATGTGTCCTTACAAGTTAAAATTGTTGTTCCTCGTGTATCATATATTCATATTGCATTATTGTACTTCTTTCTGGACTTGCTGGTTTTGATTAAAGACTTTATTGCTCTATTTACACAATCCGGGAAAGATTTAATCTGTCATGAACATtgatgttaggtagcattccgtTAGCAGTATGTCTCGGCTTACAGTTgatttttgtaatctaaaaaaaATGGTAGATCCTGGTGCACGTATCTCCCGCTTGCGCAGGGTCCGACCACTTTGTCTTTTGTATGCAGCCTTTCCCTGCATTTCTGGAAGAGGCCGTTTCCAGGAAATTATTTTATAATCTGCTGCAGAAAAATAGCCTcaaaagtaaaaaaaattgtcAAGAAAATGATAATTTTGATAAAATCTGGCTAGATGATCCCATTTATCAGAATCCGCCGCAATGCGAAACAAAACCTGCAGCTCATACTAGGTTATGCCTTCAGGAGTACTATTTGCCTATATTTCTGTTGATTTGATTTTGTTATTTTTTCTGACATCATTTATCTGGTACAATGGTCCACGGTGCCTTTGACCTCCTTATAGATGATTCAAGGGACAACAGCGATGACTTTATGCCATCCAGACCTTGGGATGATGATAACCTGGGCAATGATCATGTTGATGAAGGGGATGCGGCTAGTGATGTGGAAGAGCCAGTAAATCTTATTGCCAAACCAAGACAGGTGCATCCTCTGCCCCTTCTGCTTTCAAGACATTCATCTCTATGTACTTATATTTGGACGTTCTCCTGTATGTTTATCTTTCTATGTCCATCTGAATGTCAGTGGCCAGAAAAATCATCAAATGAACAATATTGTAGGCTTAAATGGCAGACAGTGGTTTAATCTCCACCGAGCAATTACTATCACCGGCTGTATTTAATGCTCGTGATTGTCTTTGCCATATTATGTTACAAGTTTACAGTAATATACTGATCCAAGGTCAAGACATGTATAGCAAACAATATTGAAATAAGCAGCTGGAAATTTGCTCCATGGCTCCAAGATACCATTTCCATATTTCACTTGAATTGTTTGAGGATCCAAGTCAGGCAGTGGGTTGTATGCACTATGGCGCTTATGTGGACTTGTGCACCAAGTTCTATAGTTTACCATATAATGGTATGCAAACCTCTGAAATGACTTGACAACATTCAGACGACATGCATGTAAACATGCCATACAATTTCATGTCAAAATTTTACCCACACATCAAAGATCAAAAGGGACAAATTCAGCAGTGAATATTTCCAAATCTGAAATGAAACAATGTTCTGGTGCTATCTAGTACTCCCCCCTTCCCAAAATCTTAGGCAGATAAACTTCTCTAAAAAATCTGAAAATGCAAGGCAGATTTGGATCTCTACCTTCTGGCTCCCAACACACGGTATTCTCTCCCGTACAGTAAAGCCAGATTTGGAACTCTATGTTGCGGTTAGGCAGAGCCCACCTCGCCTAGCTCTCCCCGCGCAATTTCTCCTCTAGAGCCACCCTGTTTGTTATTTTCATGGATCGGACAACCATGTTTGTTACAGATATAGTCTATAACTGTGCGGTTCAGCAACGACCATCTGTATGCTAATTTTTCTGCCAAAAGCTTACGCGCCATAGATAATCATAAGGAGGGAGGACTATGCATAGTCAATTCTTTTCATTATTGTTTCGCATTATGAGGATTGAATCTGGATCTGATTTTTCATTTCATGGAAGATGCATGTAGGAAAAAAAATAGATGTTTTCCTAACTTTTTGAATGTTGAACTAAAGGTGTGGTGCGCTGAGGCGCTGATTGCACCTAAAATCCTCAGTGCTCTCAAGTCTCTCAAAGGATCTAAGCACAATCTTAGATGTTTTTACACGAAAGGCTTATATAAAGCCCCAAACAGCCGGCACCCAACCATACAAACACTGCACTGAGTTCATCAGTATAACAATTACAGCCCAAAACAAATCAAACAATAAAAGAAATATCAAATGTCTGATACAGCGACAACTTAGCACTCGGCTCGAGCTAGGATTGACTCTTAGCCGCCCTAATTGTACTGGCATGTACCTTTGCAATGTTATTGCTAGTACTTTGGTTTGGGTAGCATGTTATCATAAGAATTTGGGTTAAAATGGATTGTCAGGATAAAGTTTGAGTCTTAAGTGGCTAGTTCAGTCTGTCCATGGGCATGCTTTGTAATTTAGTAGAATGCAAGGAAATATAATTGTCCTTTTGACCTTTTCCTCATAAAGAGTCTTCCctatcaccaccaccaccaccaccaacaacaaagcctttagtcccaaacaagttggggtaggctagaggtgaaacccataagatctcgcaaccaactcatggttctggcacatggatagcatgCTTCCACGCACCCCTATCCATGGCTAGTTCTCTGCTGATACTCCAGTCCTTCAGATCCCTCTTTACGGACTCCTTCCTTCAAGTCTTTTCTATCACCACTGGTTTATTTTTTTCTACAATTATCTGATCTTGCTTTCAAGCCAGCCAATATCTATCGACCCTCTTCTGCACATTATACCCTGTTATGAACTACTGTTTCTGACACTGATGATGCCACATAATGTCTGTGCAACATCGGGTTAGTTGATACTCGACTACCGAGGGCTCCTCCAATCTACAGTTGTTGGCCTTTGGGCAGAGTGCTAAGCCCGAACAGTTATATacataattttttattgttccaggCTGATGACTCTTATAAGTCTGAAATTGACTTATGTTGCTCTTTGTGGTATAACCAATTTACTTTTGGGCCGTTGGTCAGTTCTGAGCTGATGCCTGTTTTCTTTGTGATTGAATCATAGGTCAATAAGATTGATGTACAATATGACAAGGTATCGAAACAAGTCGATGTTCATGCCTTAAAGGAAGTGCTCTGGAATCACATTCATACATCTGCTAAGACTGCTGATCTGGTAATACACGTGCTTTGGTTACTACTAAGTACTATCATCAAATATAGGTCTAACTGTCATTTTTTATGTAGATTAGCTGTGGCATCCCCTCTTAAAAGTACTTGTTTAGCACAATAATTTGTTCAATTTTTTTGATGAAGTGCTTGTCATGATTATGACTTTTCCTATTCATTGCAATGCTACATATCTTGAtggatttttttgatatattacatACGGGGCCACTGTAATCTAATATATACCAAGTAACAACCATGCTATTGCCATTTACTGGCTTTCTTGGTCCAAAACAGTTTTTGGTAATCAAGTTGCTTAGACTAAGGTGACATTTTGGGTCTGAGTTTTCGTATTTGATAGTATACATACTATATATTTGTAAGGATATTCTATTTGTCTGTAATAAGCAATCGCTTACTGCTCATCGCTGGAATGTTGCAAATTGCTATGGGCGGTGTGTCCAACCTTTAAGGGGCTGAAAAGAAATACCTTTAGACGTAGAAAACAAAATTTGTTGTGGTTTGACAATTTTTGGGTGCCATATATTCTTATTTTGATTTAAGAAAACATAAGAATTTGTGTTGTGACCAAACGTGGAATATTTGAAAAAAGGATCATTTGCAACACAGGCAACTGGAGTTATGTAGTACTACTTACATTCATATGCACCTACATACCTAATACGTTGCCCATGTTTTATTGATACCTTTAAACAAAAAACAAGGGTTTTAATAATAGTATAGTACTTAAAATCAACCCTCCTACTTGACTTTATATTCATTAGCAGCACGGGCAACTGGAGTTATGAACCTATATTCATATGCATCTACATACCTACTCCGGTAGTGGCATAGTGCACTCATGCATTTAAACGGACTTAAAAGAACATTGTTACTTTACAGGTTTGAGTACATGTACATTTTTGTCAGGGGAATAGAATAAGTTTACATGTAAACAATTAACATCACCATGTGCACACATTATATTTACATTCTTCACTAGTATTATGATTTCCTTACTTTGTTGGTAAGAACCATTTTCCCTTCCCGTCTTATGATTTACTTAAGCCTGATTGTAATTGGTCCTGCAGGAAAGAGATGACATAGAACCGTCTCTGTGCCTGACGAAGGTGCTGCATGATCTTCCATGCAGTAACAGAGATGTTTCAACGACTGAAATCTCGCCACACCTCTATTTCATTTGTCTCTTGCATCTGGCAAATGAACACAGCTTGACGCTGCGCGACCGACCGACGTTGGATGAGATTGACATATACATTCTGACTTCACCGCTTGTGAAGTAATCTCTGCTGGTCTGATGTTTTATTACGCCGCCACTGCATTTTGTATCATGTATTTATTTGATGCCATTTCTAATTGATCGGGATTTCCCAGGATGTATGTGCTAACCTGCAAGTGCTTGATGACTATCTGTAATCACCTTTCGTGGCATGGCTTATGTGATGAACATCGACGTATTTTGCTATTTTTTTAGCAAACATgttttgcagttctttttccacaTGTTCTGCCCTTGTCTGGTATCTCACCAATAGCAAGAGAATTAATGGTTGATCTTTTGGTTGACATGTGTTATTTTCACTAAGACATTGCTAATCATCACTGAGGGGATTTTATAACGTGGACACAGAAGCCAAAGAACAAGCAAATTCGTGGAGTAAATTTGCCCTGTAGCATTTCTATGGCACGCATCATATCATTTCTTTACATCAAGAATGTATCATAAACTTGTTGCATGTCATGGTGTGGGTACCCTGGTCTAGTATTTGACCAAAACCATTGACTGTATGCGCAACAATGATGTGCACAATGCCGGGTTGAtacttcgtgtcagataagtgcctgGAGTACTATAATCTTATTGATTCTTCTGTGCAGAAATTCGAGTACGTATCTCATCGCACTTCACATGATGTTATTTTTAACTTGTATGAAAATTCTTTTCGCATGAACCTCGAGGAATTTAGTGAGTTTTAAAATTCCCTATCGGGGGACATGCACTAAGCCTCGCAAATTTGGTTGCAATAAATTTATACTTAGTATTACTAGGGGTGAAACTAGAGGCATAACAGGAGCCATTAtggggagcattcattttcctgctatacgtTAATTTGCTCTGttcataggtagatgcattaatgaTAAACATATAGTCATCTTTGCGCTCCTGATTTGAGCATCCTTAAAAGTACGATGTTGAGAGATAAACAATTTAAcatgggggccattgttgcacttCGTTTACATAATAATGCCCTAGTTGGTGATTTCTTTGGTGAAATTTATGCTACACGCTTAGCTGCTCATAGTACCCATTAAAGAAAATGATACCTTGTTGCCACCTAGTTTTCTTGATTACGATGTTATGAAACGCCACCAATTCCTTGAAAGGAACGACCCTTCGCTTAGATACAGACTAATCTTTAACAAGCGTCGTGTCTTTCATATTACTTTGCCTGCTCTTGCCTTCTTTAATTTCCAAGAAAAACATAGTCATTTCATACTTGAGGAGGAGGCCTAGGAGTACGAAGGGCGGTGGAGACCGCCCATCTTAATGAGGCAGGACGCCAAGCCATGACAACTGCACTTCAGTACAACCCGACCTACAACTACGGGTACTATCGAGGCTACCAGGGGCAATAGACTAACTTAGGACAAAAGGCTAAGCTTTGAGGAGTACGTATTTCttaccgacattacattcatgtgcTACACATTCATTATCGTTGTCGGTGTTCATTCTTTTTCATTGTATATCCATGTTACTTTTATTTTCGCTTTCTTGTGcgtttgaaaaactttgaaaatccaaaaatatttctcgcatcttttttgtttttcttccttgTTAGTTATTTCTTAGTagtaaaagaaaacccaaaaagatttctcactttttcttttgtttgttcggagctttcccatgtaaatagtttttctcgttttcgTATTTCCTTCGTTAATTTGCtttcttaaaaaaaattcaaaaaatttcagtgTATTTATCTGaaattcttttttttctttgagttgtcgtaaggagaagaccatgatgaaaatgttgagtggctctcgtATGCTTTATTGATGATTTAATAAGGATCTCATATTACATTGTCTTCTtctttgaataaaatgtttgcagatttcagcttagtccatggcacacctgcactattattattttcatatcattcagtcgagcaagtgaaaggcaataataaCGATGATTTGGTGAAGTGATTGCGGTGAAGGAAAGCGGGTATGAACTCTCCTTGTTTTTGTTTTTATAAATATGTTTAGCTCGGTCGATCTTGATTCAACATATTATGAGTAAACATATTTgtgatgacaattagagattatagttgctcatgccatacTTAAATAGCTAAGAGtgaataatgatttatcttgagtatcaacatgcattaaaatggtTATCATGTAGTATGATAATATGGTATCTCCCTCTGAAtaattcaagtggcttgacttggcacatatTCATACATGTAGTTGATTCAAAagcaacatagcctccacgatgtTTAAGTTCATGgtgtttatatcctactcatgcttgtgcTCGATGTTAATTATCCTCAATGCATGATTatgaccgttttcgctctctGGCTGGTCgtttctcaatctatttgctagtcTTCGGCTATACTAAGCGGAAATATTGCTTTgttccagatgagtccactatatctacttatatgcggtattacgttgccgttccaagtaaatttgcatctGCCACCTCTAAACATTCAAATAAacatctgttttgtatgcccgtaTCGCTCATGGAGTGACAGGGGCGGTCAGTATCTTCCATACTAAacgggttattctcacgatgagtgtttattcacttgtcattacaTGAGGGGGGCTGGTATTCGGGATGTCCGGTCCTATGATCAATACgaaaataataataaaacaaaCTCCCCCGGAAagttgttggtatggagggcacccgaggATTCGGTTAGCCATGGCTTGTGCTTGTATGGTGGGGAGAGGGGGgtaaactttacctttctgcttgggaaccgccactaatgtgtttagcatggaagatattgaaaacTCTTAGTCGTGACGTTGACAGAAAATGCATACCTCTTAGAATTGTATTCATCTCTATTTTAAGCTTCAAGCTCTGCCACCTCTTCAAATCAacgcttccctctgcgaagggcatatctatttacttttattgttgagtcacCACCTTCTTATtcaagcaccagttggagagcactatTGTCGTTCTTATGCATTGAGTATAGTTAATGTTGGGTGTGACTCGACTGGATCTcctctaccatgaattacaatattTAGTCGCTACTTGAACTtcggaggtgctctgcatttatgctTTGCGGTCTGAGAAAGCCTAGCGAGATACTATGttatcatattatatcatgattgttttgacaaagcGTTGGCATccgagatatcttattattgctcgctagttagTTATGCTATTGacatgagtaaatgtgagacctaagtATGACAATTTTACTTAAAATACCATGGCAAATTTTGATATCCTTCTGCCAAGGCAATTTTTGGTCATATTTTGTTTTGTATTGTCCATTCTTCTTTTTACATGGTaatttttgccatggcaattttcTTGTTGCCATCTAAGCATTACCATGGCAATTATAATTTTATTGTTTGTAGCATGGCAGATTCATTTTTTGCAACATGGCAAAGTTGTAGGCCAGACCATTGCAAATTTACCTTTCTAACCAATGACAGAGTTAAAAATTTGGACCAAGGAAAATTCATAGATCATGGAAAAAAATTTATTTTTGAACATGGTGACTTTCTTTTTAACCAAGGCAAAAAAAATCAAACCATGTGCAAATTCATTATTGGGATCATGGCAAATTCGTATTTTAAATCATGgcaaatttatatgttttgtgcttGAGACGACTGCCACGCAACTGTGGCGATGCATGCTAGAACGGGTCAACAAGGGTGTTACAACTGTGGCGACAAAAAGCTGGAACCGGCCGCCAAGGAAGCTGCAACCGGCGAGAGCAGTACTGGAAGCCGTGCCGCTGCCGCCATCAATGCTACAACAGTATGCACAAAAGCTGGAACCGGCGACGTAATTTGTTGCAGCCGCGAGAGAGTGCATGTGTCATCGAGGCCGATTGCTGGAACCGTTAACAATAAATGTTGTGACCATGTAACGAGGAAGCTGCAACAGGCAAAACGACGACGCTGCAACCTGGAGCGCAGAAAAAAATGCTACGAACTGCGGTGCGCTGCGCTagcacgtgggggggggggggggggggggggaggaaggGGGAGGTGCAAGCTACTAGCGGAGGTCAGCCGTCGGCATGGGGGTTTCTCGCGGGGGTGTGCGAGCGCGCGGTGGCGTTGTTCCACGCGCAGGATGTggaggaagaaaaagaaagaagataagaacatgTAGATAAGGCCGTGTGCGAGCGCACGAGCGACCGGGGCCTGCCGGCCACAAGAGTTTACCTAAAAAAGCACAGACGCATGGACACTAATTCACTTGCATGAACACTGAGAGGAGACACGAAATTTTTGCGACGCTTGTTATCTTTGCGTCTTTTCTGTTTCTCTTCTTTATTCAGTATAAGGGATGTTCAGTAAGGAATCAAACATGACCGACTCCTATGCCACGATCTGTTTCTACCATGCCACGATCAGCTTGTAACAATGCAGCCCACTTATACGACGCGCCTCCACGCAAACAAAGTACGTGTCAGGTTCTTTATTTTGCACGATACAAAACGTCCAAACTAGTATACTACTTACTGAGCACATGCAACACATCTGCTGTGCTCGA
The sequence above is a segment of the Aegilops tauschii subsp. strangulata cultivar AL8/78 chromosome 6, Aet v6.0, whole genome shotgun sequence genome. Coding sequences within it:
- the LOC109754498 gene encoding condensin complex subunit 2-like — encoded protein: MPPAEDASAAAAPRAPTPPPARGMAAGPRLLLQSPPPAFPLGSNDDQLERARARAMARAASVRRRSLAASLAPKTPHPDLLNRDEVMDLFHNCIKLASENKINQKNTWELGLIDHLSEIIHAGEEEDDETNFQKASCTLEAGVKIYSLRVDSVHSEAYKVLGGINRAGRGEEADLGEGGDAEPAQEEGVNKKDADRRISPASTLESSFEALNVKKFDAAFTVDPLYHQTTAQFDEGGAKGLLLYNLGVYGSCRVLFDSFEAPDKCILSDPEKAEVIDLSFAKEQIEQMIVHMPLPNDISPTLRDIVAQFDEENKRPLHDASPGQMLVMEDQVVDSNDDSMPPDCGTWDFGGCDDQDSAYDENCNPMNFNSTNYEEGTDDYEYTFQGPDGPDVDERLEKIADLLSLGAGFSSKTNAWAGPEHWKYRKVRDLEPAQTSSGDLEVAKKAKKKKGKDEPDIDFTKALEHEKANVFAPPKNPKSLLLPANKGSCNNKLPEDCHYQPESLVKLFLLPEILCLARRRRKPLDDSRDNSDDFMPSRPWDDDNLGNDHVDEGDAASDVEEPVNLIAKPRQVNKIDVQYDKVSKQVDVHALKEVLWNHIHTSAKTADLERDDIEPSLCLTKVLHDLPCSNRDVSTTEISPHLYFICLLHLANEHSLTLRDRPTLDEIDIYILTSPLVK